The following DNA comes from Bacillota bacterium.
ACTTTGATATGACGGCTTACGATAGCTATCTAAAGGAAGGACTCAAAGACTACGATTTCGCGCTCGCCTGCAGCGAAGAAGATAGATAAAGCGCTACGAGACCGGGAGACCGGGCAGTGTAAGGAGCAAGGCAATAAATTGGTAAAAGTAAAAATATGCGGTATCACCAACATAGAAGATGCCCTTATAGCCGTGGATTTGGGAGCAGATGCTCTTGGATTTGTCTTTGCAGAAAGCCCACGGAAGGTCACTCCCGAACAGGCTGCTAAGATTATTGGCGAGCTACCGCCGTTTGTGACGACGGTTGGGGTTTTTGTTAACCGTCCCTATGACGAGGTCAAAATGATAGCCGATTTTTGTGGGTTAGATGCTTTGCAGTTTCATGGTGAGGAAAATACGTCGTATTGCCGGCTATTCAACCAAAAGGTTATTAAAGCTTTTAGAATGCGCAACTATACCGAAATTGAAGAGTGGATATTTCAGGAGAACGAGTACGAGGCAAATACATTACTGGATCCAACTAGCAACGTTGTGGCCTTCCTGGTTGATGCGTATGCACGGGGCAAGCATGGTGGAACCGGAATTCATCTTAACTGGGATCTGGTTCGGAACTTGGAATCAAGAAAGCCATTGATTCTTGCCGGAGGTCTAAACCACAAAAATGTTGCACTTGCCATAAAGGTTGTAAAACCGTATGCAGTTGATGTTAGTAGTGGAGTTGAATTAAAACCGGGTAAAAAGGATAGGTACAAGTTGCGTGAATTCATGAAAGTTGTTAAGGAATGCGATAGATAGCAGCGCGTACTGCAAGAAGTGCTAGAAGCTAATGTAATGTAATGATTGGGGGCCGGATAAGCTGAGCGCAAAATGCTTCTAAAAACAGGCAAATTGGCTTTCAGCTGTAAATAATCATGAGAGAGCGGTATTTTAGCGGGATACAGCCCACAGGGGCGTTACATATCGGCAATTACCTTGGGGCTATCAAGAGCTGGATTGACCTGCAGGATAACTATGAGGGAATATTTGGCATAGTTGATTACCACGCCATAACCGAGCCATATAAACCGGAGGACATGGCAAGAAGGGTTATCGACGCGGCTCTCGATTATCTGGCGGCTGGACTTGACCCAAACAAAAGCATAATTATGATACAGTCCCTGGTTCCCGAACATACCGAGATGGCCTGGCTGTTAAACACAGTGACTCCGGTCTCATGGGTTGAGAGAGTGCCGACCTATAAGGAGAAAGCCAAGCGGCTTCGCGTGAGCGTAAATATGGGGCTTTTAAGTTATCCAGTTTTGATGGCGGCCGATATTGTGCTGTACAAGAGCACAATAGTGCCGGTAGGCGAGGATCAGATTCCGCACCTGGAACTAGCAAGAGAGATCGTAAGGGCTTTTAACAGTAAGTTTGG
Coding sequences within:
- a CDS encoding phosphoribosylanthranilate isomerase, which codes for MVKVKICGITNIEDALIAVDLGADALGFVFAESPRKVTPEQAAKIIGELPPFVTTVGVFVNRPYDEVKMIADFCGLDALQFHGEENTSYCRLFNQKVIKAFRMRNYTEIEEWIFQENEYEANTLLDPTSNVVAFLVDAYARGKHGGTGIHLNWDLVRNLESRKPLILAGGLNHKNVALAIKVVKPYAVDVSSGVELKPGKKDRYKLREFMKVVKECDR
- the trpS gene encoding tryptophan--tRNA ligase, translated to MMRERYFSGIQPTGALHIGNYLGAIKSWIDLQDNYEGIFGIVDYHAITEPYKPEDMARRVIDAALDYLAAGLDPNKSIIMIQSLVPEHTEMAWLLNTVTPVSWVERVPTYKEKAKRLRVSVNMGLLSYPVLMAADIVLYKSTIVPVGEDQIPHLELAREIVRAFNSKFGDIFPEPVPYLGTGSKIMSLTEPTKKMSKSLGPQNYIAIADPPDVIRAKLAKAVTDIGPRGEEMSPGVKNLFQLMKIFSSEATYKHFMGLYEEGKIRYFDMKEKLADDVISALGPIRDRRQELALRPDYVRDLLIEGSRKAREIARQTLLEAKTNMGLNYYMD